CTCCTTTCCTTTATTAAAATACCTGGCTTAACTGAAGCTACTCAAACCTTTTGTACCTGTTGCTGACACAAGTGCCGGTGGGCagtaaacaaagcagaaagcaaggtgACATTCATAGTAAAAACTCATTTCAGAGAGAACTGGTAGGCCCATTTCATCAGATTCTCTCTCAACAATCCAAAAGAAGATCCTTTCTTTATGACTGCTCTGTTCATGAACAAGAGAGTGTAATAATCttctgaagaagagaaagaaaaaccgAATTTGTTGCTTTGCCATTTTCCCAGTCCCCAATGAGGAGGAAGACTGACAAcagtggaggagaaagaagtttatttgtaaaggaaaaaagaagacttTATACAACTACATGTTGTATGGTATGAAAATGGCTCAACCTTTAATATTGATCTAGTAATCTGTCCAAAATATTTATTCTTATCTTTTAGTTAAATAGTGACTAGAACGAGGATTGGTCTGCAGACATGGGGTTTGTTGTAGACTGGTGTTCTGAATCAGGAAGCCATTTGTCTACAGATTTGTTTGTGTGAAAAGGACTTAGCATAACCCGTGAGCTAATGTTTGAGCAGTAGAGGCTGGGAGTTGAGAATGGGAGCTTTCAGTCTTTGGGTATCTTGGCTTGTACGAGTATTCAGGTTTGACCtgtgttagttaggcatccttcagtctcgaaagactatggtaacgtgctctgtatggaggacttggaacagcgtctagtgtggctgaggaggccaattcgagaatgacaatctcttccacactgaagacaaatccaatctgtcccctgtccagctccctgattttgctgattttgtgacttcctctttgcctcggcctgctggacgagggtctcttcaaattgggagaggccgtgatgcaacgcctgcctccaggatgaacgctcagatgtcagggtttcccatctgttgaggtccattcctaaggccttcagatctcgcttgcagatatccttgtaccgCAGCCGTGGTGACCTGTGTAATGTAAATATTATTAATATGCCCACCTtacaagggaaatgttttaatttaaaaggatTTAATCTTGattcttaaattaattttattaatgtaATAGAATTTAATATTAATTCTAAGTAAAGGTACTTTAAACAGAAAGAGTGCATGGGATCAATATGCAGTATCATGTAAATAAATAGTTTGATGGCTAAGTCAAGGTCATTCTCAGAGGTCTGTAGGAGTGAATGTACTTCTTAATAGAACCAACGCAACAGGTTGAAGGAGAGGGATGGATAATCTGAGGCATATATTGATGAATGGGTTGTAATAGCTGAATATAGGTATTTTCTtcatacaattatttatttattataggcTACCATTGAGTGTAGGAGAGGATGCAGATACATTGGCTATTTACTGATgtcctaaagaaaagaaaaggaattcaTACATAGGAGCAGCATTCATTAGCAATCTTGTTTTCAAATATGTCCTTAAATTGCATTGTATGTTTATGATTTTGTCTTGTGTTTCCTATTCAGAGATCTTGGGTCGTCCTTGGCTGCTGTCTGACCTGAGTTGTGATATGCCTAAAAAAGATTTATGGGTAGGAACATCTGATCCAGATCCTGCATCAATTGTTGGCAGTGCAGGCAGTTGTGACAGCATGATCAGTAACGATTCCAGCTCATCTGAAATGGTAAAGTTTAATTTTCCTGTTCCATGTAATCTTACAAGGTTTAAGGTATTTTGCCACATTGAGTAATAGAACAGAtggctaaaatatttatgaaatgtagatATTTAAGCACCATTTACCCAAACTTGACTAAAAGCAGTCCCCCAAGGCAGAGTACAAACTTTTTGGGCAACATTTCTGTAATTACCTGCAGGGTATGATATGCTATAATAAATCTTCATAGGTAGTTAATGCCAGAGTAGAGAAGGTTGAATATCACACATTAGCCTTTTCTtccaacagaaaggaaaaggtttATGAGTCTTGtggctattttatattgtctataGTACGAGAGAAGAAAGGCTGTTCATATTCTGGATTCAACTACCTGCTACTCAAAACCTTGCATACTGAAAAAAGGGTATTTATATTTACCTTCTTAGTTTACTTCATAGAATGTTGGCTTTGATCCCCAAGTTTTAAAAGAGAGTATTTCTTTTTCACCTAGAGAGGAATTAAAAGGTAGCAGAAAAGAATGTGagattttaaaagacagaaatttATAGTATGCAGGATTGTAAAGTTTATTCTCATTACCATCTGAAGATGACCACCTCTGATTTTATGGGGGGGTTGGGGtgcttctgttctgttttaattttttcaacatACCTGGGTGGAGGACATGACCTAGATCTTGAAGATAATTCTCTAATCAAGCTTTAGTCATTGCATCTGTCTTTCTCATAAAGTCTTTTCACAAATTCTATTTAAGCTTACTGTACAAATTAATCTGCAACTTAATGTAGGGACAAGGAAATTCTAGCCCTTCAGTCTACCAAGCATGGCCAGTACTAAGGGATGGATGTATTTATATTCTAGATGTCCAAAGATTCACAGCCCTAGATTCAACAATATCACTCACGCTTTGAGGGTGGAGTGGATTTCTGTCCACTGAGTGTGCACATGTTTATGTCATTGGCTTACaatgcctgttttttttaatcattcattACATTACTTCCTGTTTGACCTGTAGCTTAGTAAATATGTACTAACTACAAATTATAGTTCTGAATTGAATTTCCAATCAGTCATTCTGTTTTGCACTAGAAATGAATATGCATGCAATAAGACAATACAGTTTACTGTACTTTGTTGTTTCTACCTTGCTTTCTATCTGTGTTGTATCTATTTCTTCTACATGACTTTGATTTAGATAGATGGACTCAGCTGAATAGCCTAATGGATGGTTGCTACAGCATTTCAGATCTACTTAACAAGAGTTTTTAACCTTGTTTTTAGATTATTTTGCCACTTCATACAAAGGTGCTGCATGGACCCTCCCCCACAAGTTGGCTGGCCCACTCACAATGCACTGTGGACTGCCGGGAGCCTCCTCCTCTGTCAGTGCTCCAGTCTGGGCAGGAACATGgcctgcccttccctgcctcctccagcagccatcTACTCTGAGGAGGAAGCAGGACAGGGATTCTCCCCATACAGGtattgagtggtcagctgccataGGAGGCAGGGAATGGAAGGCTGAGCTCCTGTCCAGACTAGAGTGCTGATGGAGATGGAGGCCCATGGTGCATTGTGAGTGGGCCAACtggctgtggggtgggggtggtttacTTTGATTTGATTCATGTACATCTCTAGTTATAATTAAGATTCACGTGCtaaatgtgaatttttaaaaaatgtaccttGTTCGCTGCTCACATTAAATTCAGATTCATTTAATTGAAGATCCAAGCAAACCTTCCATAAACCAATAATTGAGCAACATTATTAATACTTTTTTATTAATACATCTCTAGTTATAATTAAGATTCATGTGCCAAATGtgaatttttcaaaaaatgtacCTTATTCACGGCTGAGATTAAATTCATAGATTCATTTAATTAAAGATCCAAGCAAACCTTCCATAAACCAGAAATTGAGCAACATTATTAATACTTTTTTTGTCTCAGATTACTGACAATGATGCTAACAGGAATGGTGACTGCAGAAACTTAATGGCCTTTTTTTCTGGCCCAAGAAAATCAGTAGAGTTTTTATTGACCTTGGCTATAAGCATTAGATAATCTTTCTGTGTAACTGTGAGAAGCAAGGGAATTAACTGCAGTAGGTGTGCTTAAATGCAAGCTAAGCAAATGGAAATGGGTATTGCTCTTCTATATAGTGAGTTTTTATATCTCCTTATTTGCagtgttatgttccatcaagtcacttctcacTTATGACAgttctatgaattaatgacttccaaagaGACCTATCACCATCAGGTCTGCTCAGATGTTACAAGCTCTTTGTATTActtacaatttttctttttcttttgaagaatGACAGTGGTTATGACTTTCTGTCCGTGGAGGAGAAAGAATGTCTTATGTTTCTTGAAGAAACATTAGATTCTCTGGATACTGGAGCAGACAGTGGAATTTCTCCAAATGAGACTGAACCTACGGGGTCTTCCAGACACCCACGGACATGGCCTACAAGAGAGGTTCCCAAAGGTATGCTTGTTATAAAAAACAGTGGTGAGAAAACAGACCACAGTAAAAGAGAGAATATGCAGTTGCAAGTTCTGTATTTACCACACTTGCTCTAGTTTGGTAGATAACTGCACATGTATATTGTCTCTTCTACCAAAAGGTATAGATTATTGTATAGCTAAAAGCctttagataaaggtaaaggttccccttgacaatttttgtccagtcgtgttcgactctagggggcggtgctcatccccgtttccaagccatagagccagcgtttgtccaaagacaatcttccgtggtcacatggccagtgtgacttagacacagaacgctgttaccttcccactgaggtggtccctatttatctacttgcatttacatgctttcgatctgctaggttggcagaagctgggacaagcgacgtgcgctcactccatcgtgtggatttgatctcatGACTGCTGGTctgctgaccctgcagcacaggcttctgctgtttagcccgcagcgccaccacgtccgcttctacaaaataataaaaacaaattggaCAACATAATGCAAACAAGCTAGACAAAGATACAAATTTAGCTCATATTTTCCTACCTGCTTTGAAGAAACATGAGGAAAATGAATTATTCctaataattattaattaattattcctATATAATTATTCCTTACCAACAAcgaaaaaacaagcaaactcagTTGATGTAACAAAATTCCTCCTTGCAGCATACCCAGACAATTCACATGAGACTAAAAGAACATGAGACTAAAAGAACAATGGGTGAGATAGTGAATAGCATATTCTACTACATTTTAACAAAAAGCACAGGAATGATCCTCCATGGGGAGGTTCTTATAGTAGCCATCTAAAATGGCAGAGGACATAAACCTTAGCTCAACGAAAGTGATTCTGCATGGAGTAATGGTAATTGTCTCAAGCTCACTGAGAATCAGTTTTAATACAGGATATAACTTAGAATATATTGTGGAATGGATAACTAACATGTCTATGAAAAAGGATTTCTGAAACAGGAACAACTTTAACTGTAATTTGGTATTAGCTAGAGTCATCTCACATTAGGGCTAACCTAACACTGAATGCAAAGTGAAGACTTGAAATTTAGAATCAAAAGCAAAATCATAGAGGCCAGCCATGAAATTAGcaagctaaaatcctgttatagAAGTTAAAATTCCAAACTTGTATTCTGATCTGAACTGAAGGCCACCCCATTTGGTTGAAAGTATGTGACATCTGGGGAACCTACCGGAAAGCCAAagactttgttttaaaatgtgttgtatcTTTCCAGCTCAAAAGTTGCAGATCTCCAGAACTGTATACAATATAATACAGCAGGAACAACCTTGGCcaaaaattcattttcaaaaaattagcattctgttgtttttgtctACAGTAAACAAACCTGAATGCCTTTTCAAACCCTCCTTTGCCAGTGATAGGATAACCACGTCATTGCATGGCATGTTATAGAATATAAATCTTCCTATTTACTGAAGCAGGTGGGCATTTTTCAAAGCTCCTGCTATTTTTGCTTCTCACATGCCTCACATTGGAAAATTTCTCATATCCTGTTCAGCTTGTACAGTCATATCGAAAGTCTCTTAAATAGATGTTGTAAAGCATAATTGAAAGAAATGAGATTTTGTTTGCTCTCCTCTTCCATTTAATTCTGCATGCtacccattttatttgttcttagtTACTGAGCAAACTAAGTTGTTACTTTTCTTCTTCCTGAGGAACCtaaaagtaaacaaaatgaaacaaaataaaaatctgaaggACATTCCTCAGTTTTTTCCTTTACCCTTTTGTCTTCTCAATTTTGCAGAGCTGGATCATGAAAACCTTGGGAAGCAGCGAAAAATAGAACTGAAAGATAACAAATGTGTGTCTGATTCTGTTTCAAGTCCAGGCCACCATAGTCTTCCAAGAAACATCTATGTCAAACAGTCTCCTCTAATGCCTAAGGATTCCTTTGGTAAAGCAACAGAGTCTAATACTGAAAATCTAAAAGACCTCCCACAGATATGCCTGACTTCACGGGAGTCTCCTAAACATGAGACACAGTGTTTACAGAATGATGAAGCAAAGGTGAATACAGGGGTAAAGGCCTCTGATTTGGAATCTGTACTCATTCCCCCACCAGAACCATTCCAGGACCATTCCAGAAGAGGGCAAGAGCCACCACATCATAATAAGGTTCCTGAGAAAGATGCTGAAAGTAGGATGAAACCTCAGTTTGCAGTTAGGAGTGCTGATATGTTGGAGAGACATGAGACTGTAGCTGCCCAGCAGAAGCTTTTGTCAGACAGGAAAGAAACTGTTATAAAACCTTTGTCTCCTAAAAATATCAAGAAGAATTCTGAGCAAATGATGGATGGTCAAGAAAATTATAAAAACCCTGCCCTGGAAGACTCTCTCCAAGATTCCAACTTTAAGCAAGGGCCTCCTACTGCCCCCAAACCCAGAAAGCTGCCACCCAATATTATCCTCAAAACCAGCAAAACTAATGTTGTGTCATTCAATGTGGATCCGAATCACAAGATAAAAGTTCTGTCTCAATCCAGCGGTAGACCTAGAGCATCAACTGGTGACTTTTCCATGGAAAAGCCACATTCTCttcaaaaagaacaggaaagagcGAGGAGAGAGGCTCTTGAGAAGCTGGGACTTCTACAAGATAAAGAAAAAGGTCCAGAGGATCAAGTGACtaaagcctcctcctcctcaaaacCAAAAGAAACTTCTAGGACTAGCAGCAGGGAGAATGTAAATATAGATGTCACTCCAAATAAGGGACCTGAACAGCAGCATAACCAGGTTGATGGGAAAGGAATCTACCCAGTGGAGAAAAACATCCAAGGTGTCAAACAGGCAAATTTCAAATCCAACACATTGGAACGCTCAGGCGTGGGTCTGAGCAGCTCCATCTCTACTGGCAAGGAGGGACAGAACATTAAGAATAGTAATTCCACTGGCAAAACATCCTTTTTGGAGAGGATTACTCCAAATTTCCTCAGAGGTA
This sequence is a window from Pogona vitticeps strain Pit_001003342236 chromosome 4, PviZW2.1, whole genome shotgun sequence. Protein-coding genes within it:
- the C4H1orf116 gene encoding specifically androgen-regulated gene protein, with translation MPKKDLWVGTSDPDPASIVGSAGSCDSMISNDSSSSEMNDSGYDFLSVEEKECLMFLEETLDSLDTGADSGISPNETEPTGSSRHPRTWPTREVPKELDHENLGKQRKIELKDNKCVSDSVSSPGHHSLPRNIYVKQSPLMPKDSFGKATESNTENLKDLPQICLTSRESPKHETQCLQNDEAKVNTGVKASDLESVLIPPPEPFQDHSRRGQEPPHHNKVPEKDAESRMKPQFAVRSADMLERHETVAAQQKLLSDRKETVIKPLSPKNIKKNSEQMMDGQENYKNPALEDSLQDSNFKQGPPTAPKPRKLPPNIILKTSKTNVVSFNVDPNHKIKVLSQSSGRPRASTGDFSMEKPHSLQKEQERARREALEKLGLLQDKEKGPEDQVTKASSSSKPKETSRTSSRENVNIDVTPNKGPEQQHNQVDGKGIYPVEKNIQGVKQANFKSNTLERSGVGLSSSISTGKEGQNIKNSNSTGKTSFLERITPNFLRGSRPRPASLGTGKDFVDLKDNKLHDVLREKSDKRKSYPLQQPSKLPRPPCVSVKITPQGAAEEHRKEALKKLGLLKE